AGGGTGAACAGCATCACCAGGGCTGCCATGACCCCTCAGTCAGAGccacccagccccaggctgaCCCCTCACCGTTGTAGTATCTCTCAGTGGTCCCCAAGCAAGCggcagcactggctgtgctgccaccaCGCCACGCATCCACCAGCCACGGGTaaccactgccagcagctgccctgcaagGGGGTGGGCAGAAGGAATGCtggtgggcagccctggggctcctggggagggcagggggtgccGGGGCGTTACCTGGGGTTGCTGCGCACTGGGGCCGGGAAGGCAACTGTGGAAAGAGATGGGGCTGAGGGCAGCGAGAGGCCATACTGGGACCCTGCAGCACTTAGGGGCTTACCGGTGGGTGTGTAGGCAAAGGATGCTGTAAAGAGAAGGGTGGTGGGTGGCTGATGGGTGAGGGGTGAGGGGTGAGAGGTCCCAGGGGTAGCACCCCCCTGTACCGGTGAAGTGGCTGAGCTCCTTCTTCCTCCGGTGGCGGCTGTAGAGCcaagcagcaaaggcagcaagGATGACCCAGCAAGCACCACCAACACCGGCGATGAAGGCTGGCTGCCTGGCTACCTCTGCTAAATGCTCAGCCAAGCTGCTCCCGCCTGCTGGCCCCACATCTCGCTCCACCAGGGGGGCTGCAAATGACATAGGAAAGAGGGACACACCGGCGGGGTGCCAAGGagccatccccagcactgcagtgggTGACCCCATCCTGTCCCACCCATGGGTGCAAGTTGTGACAATGAGAGACTCACCGATGTGGATGGGTACAGGGGCACTGCGGGCACCCACACCAGCACTGGTGGCAGCGGCAACTTCAGCCTGGTAAGGGACCCCGGGGACCAGTCCCCGCAACACTGTCGCCAGCACCGTCCCCTCCACGCTCTGGTTGATGTGGAACCGGCTCTCATTGCCCAAGCACCAAATCTGGTGGGGACCAGGAGGAAAAGATGGGGAACACCCATAAGGACACCATGACATGTTGTCATGAGTGGACAGAGTGGAcctgccacatccctgctgcttACCCGGTAATCACGGATGACACCATTCTGCTCTGCCAGAGGTGGTGGCTGCCATGAGATGCGGACACTGGTGCCATTCCCAGCCACACTGACGGCTCGTGGTGGGGCgctgggggctgccagcacaggacacATGGGCTATCACCTCCAGGTTGTCCCCAGAGACCCACaccatcccctccatccctaCACTCACCCGCTTCGGGGGTGCGCAGAGCTCGCACAGCGCTGTCGGGGCCATGGAGGTGATGAAAATAGGGTCGGACCTTGACCTCGTAGTCCTGGCCCCGGCGCAGCTCAGTGAGCAGGGCCTCCCGCTGCCCTGGTGCCCACACTGCCCGTGCCTCCTCCCAGCGCCCGCCGCGCTGCCGGTACAGCACCCGGTAGCCCTGAAGGAAGGGTGCCTGGTGCTCCACCTGAGGACCCGAGGGAAGGGTGGGATGGGGGGATGATCCACACTGGGAGCCCCGTACCGGTAGGGAGGCACAGCACTCACAGTCCAGGAGAGGTGAACAGTGCCCAGAGGCAGCACCACAGGTTCCTTCAGGTGCACAGCCACttgtgccagctcctgctgcacctgCTCAGGATCCAGCCCTTGCTGCAAGGGGTTGGTGTCTGCTGCAAACATGAGAGGGTGGAGGGTCCATGCATATCTCCACTGGTGTCACCAAGTGAAGGAGCCAAGGTGACAGCTCATACCCATGGCAGGTCCATGGGAAACTCCACTGGCATCACTGGGCAAGGATGGACCCAAACATTTTGGGTGCATGGGCACCTCCATTGGTCAGTTGGTCAATGGGCACCTCCATTGGTGGAGATAGACCCAAGGGTGGGGGATGTGTGGACACCTCCACTGATGTCAGTGCTGGATCTCACCTTGGGTGCGCACAGGCTCCGAGACGCCGCTGGGGTCGCTGAGCCCGTAGGCGTTGACCGCCCGCACCAAGAACAGGTAGACAGTGTCAGGGACAAGGCCGGTCACTGTGTGGGTGTCACCCTCCACATTGGCTGCCACTGTCTGCCACGGGCCACCCGCTGCCTGGCTGccgggggacaggggtgacTCGTGACAGGGTGGCATCAGGCCACCACAtcatccctgcagccagagaagaggcTTGTGTGATACCTGAAAGCCTCCACTATGTAAGAGGTGACATCGGTGACACCACTGTCCTTGttccctttccagctcagggTGACACTGCTTTGGGTAACGTTGGTGACCACAGGAGTGGAGGGTGGCCCAGGGAGGAGATCGGgtgcaggggaaggcagggagaggTCGGATTCATGACCTGCAGGGAGATGCATGGAGGTCTGGGGTGGCTTTGTTCCCAGTGCCACGGTGCCTCCACTGTAGTGACATTTCCATGACCCACCTTGTACCTCCAAGGAGATGCCCCAGCGTGTCTCACCCTCTGGGCTGGTGGCCACACACTCGTAGAGCCCGGAGTCTCTCACCTGCAGGGGGAAGAGCTCCTGCCCCATCACCCTGAGCACTCATCACCTCGGCACCCACCACCCTGAGCACCCACCACCCTGAGCACCCACCACACTTTGTACCCACCACACTTTGTGCCCAGCAccctgagccccagcactgctcgTACCCACCACCACGAGCATCCATCTCCCCTCGCTCCACCCCCTGCTCCACTGCCCTGCAGCGCCCCGTGGGTGCCCCTGCCGGGGCCGGCTCACCCGGAGGCCGCTGATCTGCAGGGTGCCGTTCTCCAGCAGGCTGGCACGGGGCTGGGCACCTACCAGGGCACTGCCATCCTTCAGCCACCCCACGCTGCCTGGGGGGTCATGGGCCCCTGCTCCACAAGGCAGCTGCACTGTGGCCCCCTCTGGCACCACTGTCCGGTTAGTGGGAGGCAGGCTGATCAGGGGTGGGTGGAGTTCAGTGCGTGCTACAGGGAGAAAATTGGGAGTTGCTGGGTGGTGGAGTGGGTGTCACTCATACACTGAATGTGCCAGATCTCCACTGGCACTGCACTTACCCCCTGTCACCTCCAGGCCTGCCCTGGCCAGGACACTGCCGGCCACGCTGATAGCCTGGCACAGGTAGTGGCCAGCATCGCTGGGCTGGACGTTGATGATGGTCAAAGCACCGCTGGGACTCACCCAAACACGGCCAGAAGGGACTGGGGGCTGGCCCGGGAACAGCAGGGTCTGGGAGGGAGTGGGATTAGTGGGGGAATgagggagggggaggatgaGAAGCAGGGGATGAGATGAGGAGAGGGTtaggggtgggaatgggaatgagattggggattgggatgggatgggatgggatgggatgggatgggatgggatgggatgggatgggatgggatgggatggggacagggatgtaatagggactgggatgggatggtGATGAGGACAGGTCGGGATGAGGTACTGGGGTGAGGTTGCAATGGGATGAGATAGGGACGGAGATGAGatggggatggggtgggaatTGGGATGGGGATTATGATGATAATTGGGACAAGATAGAATGGAAATGGTGATGGGATTGGGATGAGAATGGGGCTATGACTGGATGTGGTGTCAAGGATGAGGGAAGGAGACAGACCTGGCTCCCCTCCTTCTGCCAGAAGACGGCGGGTGGTGGGTTGCCCTTGCTCTGGCACTGGAAAGTCACACTCTGGCCAGGGGTGACAGCTTGGTCATGAGGCCCGGTGACAAGCTCAGGGGGCACTGCAGCAGTGTGGGGAGAGACAAGGGTTCATCTGGGCTCTTCACCAGCACCCAAGGGTGCTCCCCAGGGCCCCACTCACCATGCACAGTGAGAGTGCCCGATGCCTCCGACCTGCCCACGCTGTTATCAGCCACGCAGGTGTAGGTGCCCTCATCCTCCACCTGCAGCCGGCGGATCCGCAGGGTGTTGTCTGGCAGCACCTCCCACCTGGGGGGACCCCACAGGGCTGTGGCACCAGCAGGGCGCGGGGGCACCAGGAGGGCGTAAGGTGCCGTGGGGCTGGGAGGTAGTGAGGATGTGGGAATGTAGTGGGAATGTGGGATGTGAGGGGTACAGTGGAAATGTGGGATGCAGGAAAATGGGAGCTGCGATGGGGATGTGAAATGTGGTGGAGGTGTGGAATGTGATGGGGAtgtgggatgcagcagggatGTGGGTTGTGGTGAGGATGTGGGATGTggttgggatttgggatgcGATAAGAATGCGGGATGCAAAGAAGATGTGGGATGCAATGAAGATTTGAGAGGCAAAAGGAGATGTGGAATGTGATGGCGATGTGGCACTATGGGAATGTGGAATGCAATAGGGATGCAGGATATGCTGAGGATGGAGGATTCCCCAGGGTTATGGGATGCAATTACTTGATGCCATAAGGATGCCAGGTGCTCCACGCACACCAGGCTGGAGCTGATGCTGCCCAGCTGCACCACAGAACCCTGGCTGGCCTTGGTATCCCTGAGCCACCCCCCTCACCCCCTACTCACCTTCCCAGTGGCATCTCACCCTCCTCCTTGCGCCAGCGCGCCGCTGGCTGTGGATCCCCCAGCACCTCGCAGGCAAACTCCGCTGTCCCCTCCACCAGCACCGCCTGGCTGTGGGGCCTCTTGCCAAATGCTGGGCGCTCTGCAGGGTGGCCATCAGTCCCACTGGGATAGCACCCACCTCCTTGACACCCCAGAAATGAAATCCCCACGCACCGAAGACGACCAGCTCGGCAGGCTCGCTGTCTCTCTCCCCCACCACGTTGGTGGCCACGCAGACGTAGACGCCAGCATCGCTCTTGTGGGTACTGGCCACCATCAGCTTCCCACCACGGatctgcaggaagcagagctcATCCCACATCCCCAtcacatcccacatccacacTGTATCCTGCATCCTCATCACATCCCCACTGCATGTTAGCCCTCACTGCATCCTATATGTCCATGACATCCGCATCCTCATTGCATACACACATCTCCCATCCCCATCAAATTCTGCATCCCCATTGCATCCTGCATCTCCACTGCATCTCATATCCCCACCGCAGCCCAAATCCTCATTCCATCTCCCATCCTGACTGCACTCTGCATCCCCATCACTTCCTGTATCCTCATTGCATCTCACATTCCCATTGCACCCACGCTGTCATCACATCCCATGTTTCCATTGCATCCTAAATCTCTGCTGCATCCCATATCCTATCCCATTCTACATccccatctcatcccatccccatcACATCACACCACTCTCTGCTGCATCCCACACCCCCCTCACATTCCAGACCCTCCCTGCACCCACATCCACGTCACACCACACATCCCCACCGCATCCTGGATCCCTGTAGCATTCCCCATCTCCCCTGCGTCACCTTCAGCCCAATTCTGCCCTCCCTCACCGTCAGGCGCTCGTCCTTGTCGCTGACCCGGACTCCGTTTTTCTTCCAAGACACGCTGGGCTCGGGGTGGCCGCGGGGCGGGACGCACTCCAGCACGGCCGGTTCCCCCGCCGCCACCACCACGTCCCCCGGGGGCTGCCGGAAATCGTCCCGCAGCACTGCGGGCACACAGCGGCCTCAGCCCCGCGCCCCCGCGCTGAGGCAGCACCGGGGGCAGCGTCTGAGTCAGCCTTAACAGGTTTTCATTTATCTTCATTGATTTTACTcgattttcaaatattttcaaatgttttcaaatattttcatttttctcatttattttcatggggttttttcaatTACATTCACcgcttttaatttcttttaccgtgttttcatttattttccctccttttcagtaattttcacttatttccaattattttcaattttttcattACTTCTCTTCACTAATTTGcacttattttaattttttcagttattttcacttactttcagttattttcattttctttatttattgcttttccatgttttaatttcttttctgttatttaCATTCATTTTCACTTACTCctgtacttttattttcatttcttttcacttttcttttttcatttgttttcagttagtttcatttatttccaaTATTTCTCACTTcttagaattaattttcatttcttgtcacttaatttatttatttataattatttcccccttatttttatttattttcccctcttcccttgCCAGCAGAGGCCTGGGAATGTAAGAGCCCCTCGTCCCACAGGCAGGCTCAGGGATGATACCAGAACCCCAAATTTCCCCTTCTCAAATCCTCCCCTCAGTCCCTCTCAGGACTCACCGGCCACCTCCAGGGAAGCATTTCTGCTGGTGGCCTCTCCCAGGTAATTCCTGGCCACGCAGACATAAACGCCCTCGTCGGGCTTTCCCCGCCTGCCGTGCAGGATGCGCAGGAAGAAGAGGGAGCCCCCCGGGAGGAGGGTGCGGTGGGAGCGGGGATCCTCCCGGTCCGTCTCCACCCTCTCCCCGTCCTTGTACCACTCCACCaccggctgcgggcgcccctCGGCCTTGCAGCTCAGCGTGGCCGGTTCCCCCTTGGAGACCAGGACATCGCTGGGGTGCTCCACGATGCGGGGAGCCGTGTCCTCCAGCTGGGTGTTGGATCCTGCAGGAAAATCaggaggggtggggaggaggtgTGAGAGGCTGAGCAGCCTTGGCTTGTGTGGTGCTTTCCTGGCTCCAGAGCCTGCTTGGCTTGGAAGGCAGCAGGTGAGAGATGAAGCGTGGCCGGGTCCCAGCCCAGCCTATCCCGGGGTGGGCACcgtggggagggagcaggagcacagagtcacaaaatcacagaatcacaaaatcacagaatcacagaatcagagaatcacaggatcacagaatcactgaatcactgaatcactgaatcacagaatcaatcacagaatcactgaatcactgagccacagaatcacagaatcacagaatgatagaatcacagtcacagaatcacagaatcacagaatcacagaatgatagaatcacagagtcacagaatcacagaatcacagaatgatagaatcacagagtcagagagtcacagaatcactgaatcactgaatcactgagccacagaatcacagaatcaccagcCTGAAAGAGACTtttaagatcatcgagtccaacccatgccctaacaccacctcaactaaaccatggcattGAGTGCCACatctaatattttttaaacacatccagggatggtgattccaccacgTCCCCAGGCAGACTATTCCAGTACTTCATCCCTCTTTATCCCtctaaaaaactttttcctaacatccaacttaaatttcccttggcacagcttaaggTCAGATTGGGAGGGTGTCAGGCAAGGCCAGTGGGACAAAACAGCTTAACTCCCAGTTAATGGCCTTTTCCACCCAGTTTCCACTTGGGCATCCCTGAGGAAATGGGGCTAAATCCTCCCCAAACAgggatttttccatcagctgcaaGTGCTGACTTTCTGTAGCAGAGCTGGTCATTCTGGGCTGCAGAAAATGCTTAAtttgaagttttaaaaagtcCCATATTGGGAGTGTGGGGctgttccagaaaaaaaaataaaataaaataaacacaacacCCTTCTAGGGCAGGGAATTAATAGTTGGTCATTAATGCCATCATAATTTATGCTCATTAATGCTGGGGCGGGCTGGGCTGAACCTCCTGGGGTGGTGTGGGAGTTCGGTCCCCAAGTGTCACTGCTGGCCCAGGGGCACAGGCACACACCACTGCATGCCCAGCCACACGTGTGCACACGGGTGTGGGTCTGCAtgcacctgcacctgcacaGACACACGTGCAGCCGTGCACTGCATGTGTTTACACACAGGTGCATCGTGCACACGTGGGCAcatgcacgcacacacacacacacacacacacacacacaggtattCACCGGTATCTGTGCACACCCAGATGCACATGTGCATTATACGTGTGCATTATACATATGCATTACAaggtgtgtgtgtacacacatgCATTGCACACATAGGTGCATGTACACATGTGGGCAGTTATGCAGGAGTGTGCCCACACACGCATGCAACCACACACATGTGCTTGCacttgcacacacacatgcacacgtGTGCATTCTGTCAGGGTGGTGCGTGCCCTGACATGCACAGAAGCattcgtgtgtgtgtgtgttcatgcagggtgtgcatgcacacacacctcTGCACACATGCATGTATTCAAGCGGGGGTTGtccttacacacacacacgtgtgttCAGGCATGCAGAggtgcatgcacacacacacacatacacacagggGCACATGCACAGGGGCACATACAGGGACATGCACAGCCATGCACATCCATGCACGTCCACACATGCTTAGGTGGGGCCATGAGCCTACACTTACCCACGCTgctgcatgcacacacatgcacacacatgcacactgTACAGACATGCAAACAGCTGCACAATGTACGGGCATGCACATacatgcacacatgcacactgCACTTAAATGCACTTACACacgcgcacacacacacacattgcacatgcatgcacacatgcacactgCACTTAAATGCACTTacgcacacacacactctgcacatgcatgcacacatgcacactgCATTT
This DNA window, taken from Prinia subflava isolate CZ2003 ecotype Zambia chromosome 22, Cam_Psub_1.2, whole genome shotgun sequence, encodes the following:
- the ROBO3 gene encoding roundabout homolog 3 — its product is MLRYLLKTLLQMNLFADSLGAEGSNSSSLLLGINRSIAALHLPDLVPGNGSNTQLEDTAPRIVEHPSDVLVSKGEPATLSCKAEGRPQPVVEWYKDGERVETDREDPRSHRTLLPGGSLFFLRILHGRRGKPDEGVYVCVARNYLGEATSRNASLEVAVLRDDFRQPPGDVVVAAGEPAVLECVPPRGHPEPSVSWKKNGVRVSDKDERLTIRGGKLMVASTHKSDAGVYVCVATNVVGERDSEPAELVVFERPAFGKRPHSQAVLVEGTAEFACEVLGDPQPAARWRKEEGEMPLGRWEVLPDNTLRIRRLQVEDEGTYTCVADNSVGRSEASGTLTVHVPPELVTGPHDQAVTPGQSVTFQCQSKGNPPPAVFWQKEGSQTLLFPGQPPVPSGRVWVSPSGALTIINVQPSDAGHYLCQAISVAGSVLARAGLEVTGARTELHPPLISLPPTNRTVVPEGATVQLPCGAGAHDPPGSVGWLKDGSALVGAQPRASLLENGTLQISGLRVRDSGLYECVATSPEGETRWGISLEVQGHESDLSLPSPAPDLLPGPPSTPVVTNVTQSSVTLSWKGNKDSGVTDVTSYIVEAFSQAAGGPWQTVAANVEGDTHTVTGLVPDTVYLFLVRAVNAYGLSDPSGVSEPVRTQADTNPLQQGLDPEQVQQELAQVAVHLKEPVVLPLGTVHLSWTVEHQAPFLQGYRVLYRQRGGRWEEARAVWAPGQREALLTELRRGQDYEVKVRPYFHHLHGPDSAVRALRTPEAAPSAPPRAVSVAGNGTSVRISWQPPPLAEQNGVIRDYRIWCLGNESRFHINQSVEGTVLATVLRGLVPGVPYQAEVAAATSAGVGARSAPVPIHIGESLIVTTCTHGWDRMGSPTAVLGMAPWHPAGVSLFPMSFAAPLVERDVGPAGGSSLAEHLAEVARQPAFIAGVGGACWVILAAFAAWLYSRHRRKKELSHFTASFAYTPTGKPLSAAGSQYGLSLPSAPSLSTVAFPAPVRSNPRAAAGSGYPWLVDAWRGGSTASAAACLGTTERYYNDAGITRYIAQTEQFGAGAGEGPVYSTIEVDSEELCTFPRPFSQYGASYPGGGSQPMDAAASQVPRGRAEHGAKAKLGQAVKPPVVSWTELLPPPPSASELSQCTQEEEEEKEEEEEDEEEEAARGLGMEVWYPGEDIPCATAASSPTTSSGCRSTATLTPSPRTTEDIPRLRDFDSSLLPRRHPQGVSTPPQAPSPSVTPDASEGRPPRARCPPGTGKTRGAISKSRLKPKCSRYRREKQMGELPPPPLPPPGESPGPCAELEPGGAERRVRPARGDEVTPYSKPSCLPRGQVSGSCSTTGSVSSRGSSSSRGHGSGRSRTPGDRGEGTGHCRRPGAPLPCPPQEKR